From a single Leclercia sp. AS011 genomic region:
- the narI gene encoding respiratory nitrate reductase subunit gamma produces the protein MHFLNMFFFDIYPYIAGSVFLIGSWLRYDYGQYSWRAASSQMLDRKGMNLASNLFHIGILGIFAGHFLGMLTPHWMYESFLPMDVKQKMAMIAGGACGVMTLVGGLLLLKRRLFSPRVRATTTGADILILSLLMVQCALGLLTIPFSAQHMDGSEMLKLVGWAQSVVTFHGGASEHLDGVAFVFRVHLVLGMTLFLLFPFSRLVHIWSAPVEYLTRRYQIVRARR, from the coding sequence ATGCACTTCCTGAATATGTTCTTCTTCGATATCTATCCGTATATTGCGGGTTCGGTCTTTCTGATTGGTAGCTGGCTGCGTTATGACTACGGCCAGTACAGCTGGCGCGCCGCCTCCAGCCAGATGCTGGATCGCAAAGGGATGAACCTGGCCTCGAACCTATTCCACATCGGGATTCTGGGGATCTTTGCCGGTCACTTCCTCGGAATGCTGACCCCGCACTGGATGTATGAATCCTTCCTGCCGATGGACGTGAAGCAGAAGATGGCGATGATTGCCGGCGGTGCCTGCGGCGTGATGACCCTGGTGGGCGGCCTGCTGCTGCTTAAGCGTCGCCTGTTCAGCCCGCGCGTGCGGGCCACCACCACCGGGGCGGATATTCTGATCCTCTCCCTGCTGATGGTGCAGTGTGCGCTGGGTCTGCTGACTATTCCGTTCTCCGCGCAACACATGGACGGCAGCGAAATGCTGAAGCTGGTGGGGTGGGCGCAGTCGGTTGTCACTTTCCACGGCGGGGCGTCTGAGCATCTGGACGGCGTGGCCTTTGTCTTCCGCGTGCACCTGGTGCTGGGTATGACCCTGTTCCTGCTGTTCCCGTTCTCCCGTCTGGTGCATATCTGGAGCGCGCCGGTGGAGTACCTGACGCGCAGATATCAGATTGTTCGCGCCCGTCGCTAA
- the narJ gene encoding nitrate reductase molybdenum cofactor assembly chaperone, whose amino-acid sequence MIELVIVSRLLEYPDAALVQHQQELFDALASSENLDKEDAQRLGIFLRDLLARDLLDAQADYSQLFDRGRATSLLLFEHVHGESRDRGQAMVDLMAQYEQHGMQLDSRELPDHLPLYLEYLAQLPKEEALGGLHDIAPILALLGARLQQRESRYAVLFDLLVKLANASVDSEKVAEKIADEARDDTPQALDAVWEEEQVKFFADQSCGESEISAHQRRFAGAVAPQYLNISNGGQQ is encoded by the coding sequence ATGATTGAACTCGTCATTGTTTCGCGTCTGCTCGAGTACCCGGATGCTGCCCTTGTGCAGCATCAACAGGAACTCTTTGATGCACTCGCGTCATCGGAAAACCTGGATAAAGAGGATGCCCAGCGGCTGGGCATTTTCCTCCGCGACCTGTTAGCGCGCGATCTTCTGGATGCGCAGGCGGACTACAGCCAGCTGTTTGACCGCGGTCGCGCCACCTCGCTGCTGCTGTTTGAACACGTTCACGGCGAATCCCGCGATCGTGGTCAGGCGATGGTTGACCTGATGGCGCAGTATGAGCAGCACGGCATGCAGCTCGACAGCCGCGAGCTGCCGGATCACCTGCCGCTGTACCTGGAATATCTGGCGCAGTTGCCGAAAGAGGAGGCGCTGGGTGGTCTGCATGACATCGCGCCGATCCTGGCGCTGCTCGGCGCACGTCTGCAGCAGCGCGAGAGCCGCTACGCGGTGCTGTTCGATCTGCTGGTGAAGCTGGCCAACGCGTCGGTCGACAGTGAAAAAGTGGCGGAGAAAATCGCCGATGAAGCCCGGGATGATACCCCGCAAGCGCTGGATGCCGTCTGGGAAGAAGAGCAGGTGAAGTTCTTTGCTGACCAGAGCTGCGGCGAGTCGGAAATCTCGGCTCACCAGCGTCGTTTTGCCGGTGCCGTGGCCCCGCAATATTTGAATATCTCTAACGGAGGACAGCAATAA